From a single Theropithecus gelada isolate Dixy chromosome 8, Tgel_1.0, whole genome shotgun sequence genomic region:
- the MFHAS1 gene encoding malignant fibrous histiocytoma-amplified sequence 1 isoform X2, producing the protein MAGMDSGNLKTARLWRDAALRARKLRSNLRQLTLSAAGACPGAGADALESPASPQLVLPANLGDIEALNLGNNGLEEVPEGLGSALGSLRVLVLRRNRFARLPPAVAELGHHLTELDVSHNRLTALGAEVVSALRELRKLNLSHNQLPALPAQLGALAHLEELDVSFNRLTHLPDSLSCLSRLRTLDVDHNQLTAFPRQLLQLVALEELDVSSNRLRGLPEDISALCALKILWLSGAELGTLPAGFCELASLESLMLDNNGLQALPAQFSRLQRLKMLNLSSNLLEEFPAALLPLAGLEELYLSRNQLTSVPSLISGLGRLLTLWLDNNRIRYLPDSIVELTGLEELVLQGNQIAVLPDNFGQLSRVGLWKIKDNPLIQPPYEVCMKGIPYIAAYQKELAHSQPAVQPRLKLLLMGHKAAGKTLLRHCLTEERVEGCPGGGDKEKCYPPSPPPVSKGIEVTSWTADASRGLRFIVYDLAGDESYEVIQPFFLSPGALYVLVVNLATYEPRRFPTTVGSFLHRVGARVPHAVVCIVGTHADLCGERDLEEKCLDIHRQIALQEKHDAEGLSRLAQVVDEALARDFELRSASPHAAYYGVSDKNLRRRKAHFQYLLNHRLQILSPVLPVSCRDPRHLQRLRDKLLSVAEHREIFPNLHRVLPRSWQVLEELHFQPPQAQRLWLSWWDSARLGLQAGLTEDRLQSALSYLHESGKLLYFEDSPALKEHVFHNLTRLIDILNVFFQRDPSLLLHKLLLGTSGEGKAEGESSPPLALPTPSQELLRATQLHQYVEGFLLHGLLPAHVIRLLLKPHVQAQQDLQLLLELLEKMGLCYCLNKPKGKPLNGSTAWYKFPCYVQNEVPHAEAWINGTNLAGQSFVAEQLQIEYSFPFTFPPGLFARYSVQINSHVVHRSDGKFQIFAYRGKVPVVVSYRPAKGVLQPDTLSIASHASLPNIWTAWQAITPLVEELNVLLQEWPGLHYTVHILCSKCLKRGSPNPHAFPGELLSQPRPEGVAEIICPKNGSERVNVALVYPPTPTVISPCSKYLHTFLEN; encoded by the coding sequence ATGGCTGGGATGGACAGTGGCAACCTGAAGACGGCGAGGCTGTGGCGGGACGCCGCCCTGCGTGCCAGGAAGCTGCGGAGCAACCTGCGCCAGCTCACGCTCAGCGCCGCCGGGGCCTGCCCCGGGGCCGGGGCCGACGCGCTCGAGTCCCCCGCCTCCCCCCAGCTTGTGCTGCCGGCCAACCTCGGAGACATTGAGGCGCTGAACCTGGGGAACAACGGCCTGGAGGAGGTACCCGAGGGGCTGGGGTCGGCGCTGGGCAGCCTGCGCGTCCTGGTCCTGCGCAGGAACCGCTTCGCCCGGCTGCCCCCGGCGGTGGCCGAGCTCGGCCACCACCTCACCGAGCTGGACGTGAGCCACAACCGGCTGACCGCCCTGGGCGCGGAGGTGGTGAGTGCTCTGAGGGAGCTGCGGAAGCTCAACCTCAGCCACAACCAGCTGCCCGCTCTGCCCGCCCAGCTGGGCGCTCTCGCCCACCTGGAGGAGCTGGATGTCAGCTTTAACCGGCTGACGCACCTGCCCGactccctctcctgcctctcccGCCTGCGCACCCTGGACGTGGATCACAACCAGCTCACTGCCTTCCCCCGACAGCTGCTGCAGCTGGTGGCCCTGGAGGAGCTGGACGTGTCCAGCAACCGACTGCGAGGCCTGCCTGAGGATATCAGTGCCCTGTGTGCCCTCAAGATTCTTTGGCTGAGTGGAGCTGAGCTTGGCACGCTGCCCGCCGGCTTCTGCGAGCTGGCCAGTTTGGAGAGCCTCATGCTAGACAACAACGGACTGCAGGCTCTGCCCGCCCAGTTCAGCCGCCTGCAGCGGCTCAAAATGCTCAACCTCTCTTCCAACCTCTTGGAGGAGTTCCCTGCCGCGCTGCTGCCCCTGGCTGGTCTGGAGGAGCTCTATCTTAGTCGCAACCAGCTCACCTCGGTGCCATCCCTTATCTCGGGCCTGGGCCGGCTTCTCACTCTGTGGCTGGATAATAACCGCATCCGCTACCTGCCGGACTCCATCGTGGAGCTGACGGGACTGGAGGAGCTCGTGCTGCAGGGGAACCAGATCGCGGTGCTGCCCGACAACTTTGGCCAGCTCTCCCGGGTGGGCTTGTGGAAGATCAAGGACAACCCACTGATCCAGCCACCCTACGAGGTCTGCATGAAGGGGATCCCCTACATCGCAGCCTACCAGAAGGAACTGGCTCATTCCCAGCCGGCAGTGCAGCCCCGGCTCAAGCTGCTCCTGATGGGGCATAAGGCTGCAGGAAAGACTTTGCTGCGCCACTGCCTCACTGAGGAGAGAGTGGAGGGATGTCCAGGAGGAGGGGACAAGGAGAAGTGCTACCCACCATCACCTCCCCCTGTGAGCAAGGGCATCGAGGTGACCAGCTGGACGGCCGATGCCTCCCGGGGACTGCGGTTCATCGTGTATGACTTAGCTGGGGATGAAAGTTACGAGGTGATCCAGCCCTTCTTCCTGTCCCCAGGCGCCCTATACGTGCTGGTGGTCAACTTGGCCACCTATGAGCCTCGCCGCTTTCCCACCACCGTGGGCTCCTTCTTGCATCGGGTCGGGGCGAGAGTGCCCCACGCGGTAGTGTGCATCGTGGGCACCCACGCGGACCTGTGCGGAGAGCGCGATCTGGAGGAGAAGTGTCTGGACATTCACCGCCAGATCGCCCTGCAGGAGAAGCACGACGCGGAGGGGCTGAGCCGCTTGGCCCAGGTGGTGGATGAGGCACTGGCCCGGGACTTCGAGCTACGTTCTGCCAGCCCCCACGCAGCGTACTACGGCGTTTCGGACAAGAACCTTCGACGGCGCAAGGCCCATTTCCAATACCTGCTCAACCACCGGCTGCAGATCCTCTCCCCCGTGTTGCCTGTTAGCTGCAGGGACCCGCGCCACTTACAACGCCTTCGGGACAAGTTGCTGTCAGTTGCTGAGCACCGAGAAATCTTCCCCAACTTACACAGAGTACTGCCTCGATCCTGGCAGGTGCTGGAGGAACTGCATTTCCAGCCACCTCAGGCCCAGAGACTGTGGCTAAGCTGGTGGGACTCGGCGCGCCTGGGCCTGCAGGCGGGTCTGACCGAGGACCGACTGCAGAGTGCCCTCTCCTACCTGCATGAGAGCGGCAAGCTACTCTACTTTGAGGACAGTCCGGCCCTCAAGGAGCACGTCTTCCACAACCTCACCCGCCTCATCGACATCCTCAATGTCTTCTTCCAGAGGGATCCCTCCTTGCTGCTGCATAAGCTGCTCCTAGGGACCAGTGGAGAGGGCAAGGCGGAGGGGGAAAGCTCCCCGCCCCTGGCGCTGCCCACCCCGAGCCAGGAACTGCTCCGGGCCACCCAGCTCCATCAATATGTGGAGGGCTTTCTGTTGCACGGGCTCTTGCCAGCTCATGTCATTCGGTTGCTGCTTAAGCCTCATGTCCAGGCCCAGCAGGACTTGCAGCTGTTGCTGGAGCTGCTGGAGAAGATGGGACTCTGTTACTGCCTCAATAAACCCAAGGGCAAGCCTTTGAATGGGTCCACAGCTTGGTACAAGTTCCCATGCTATGTGCAGAACGAGGTGCCCCATGCAGAAGCCTGGATTAATGGGACCAACCTAGCTGGGCAGTCTTTTGTGGCTGAGCAGTTGCAGATTGAATATAGCTTTCCTTTtacctttccacctgggttgttTGCACGGTACAGTGTCCAGATCAACAGCCACGTGGTGCACAGGTCGGATGGTAAATTTCAGATCTTTGCCTACAGAGGGAAAGTTCCTGTGGTGGTGAGTTACAGACCTGCCAAGGGAGTCCTGCAGCCAGACACCCTGTCCATTGCTAGCCATGCATCACTACCAAATATATGGACCGCATGGCAAGCCATAACCCCCTTGGTAGAGGAACTGAATGTCCTCCTTCAGGAATGGCCTGGACTGCACTACACCGTGCACATTCTCTGTTCTAAGTGCCTTAAGAGAGGATCGCCCAACCCACATGCTTTTCCAG
- the MFHAS1 gene encoding malignant fibrous histiocytoma-amplified sequence 1 isoform X1 — protein sequence MAGMDSGNLKTARLWRDAALRARKLRSNLRQLTLSAAGACPGAGADALESPASPQLVLPANLGDIEALNLGNNGLEEVPEGLGSALGSLRVLVLRRNRFARLPPAVAELGHHLTELDVSHNRLTALGAEVVSALRELRKLNLSHNQLPALPAQLGALAHLEELDVSFNRLTHLPDSLSCLSRLRTLDVDHNQLTAFPRQLLQLVALEELDVSSNRLRGLPEDISALCALKILWLSGAELGTLPAGFCELASLESLMLDNNGLQALPAQFSRLQRLKMLNLSSNLLEEFPAALLPLAGLEELYLSRNQLTSVPSLISGLGRLLTLWLDNNRIRYLPDSIVELTGLEELVLQGNQIAVLPDNFGQLSRVGLWKIKDNPLIQPPYEVCMKGIPYIAAYQKELAHSQPAVQPRLKLLLMGHKAAGKTLLRHCLTEERVEGCPGGGDKEKCYPPSPPPVSKGIEVTSWTADASRGLRFIVYDLAGDESYEVIQPFFLSPGALYVLVVNLATYEPRRFPTTVGSFLHRVGARVPHAVVCIVGTHADLCGERDLEEKCLDIHRQIALQEKHDAEGLSRLAQVVDEALARDFELRSASPHAAYYGVSDKNLRRRKAHFQYLLNHRLQILSPVLPVSCRDPRHLQRLRDKLLSVAEHREIFPNLHRVLPRSWQVLEELHFQPPQAQRLWLSWWDSARLGLQAGLTEDRLQSALSYLHESGKLLYFEDSPALKEHVFHNLTRLIDILNVFFQRDPSLLLHKLLLGTSGEGKAEGESSPPLALPTPSQELLRATQLHQYVEGFLLHGLLPAHVIRLLLKPHVQAQQDLQLLLELLEKMGLCYCLNKPKGKPLNGSTAWYKFPCYVQNEVPHAEAWINGTNLAGQSFVAEQLQIEYSFPFTFPPGLFARYSVQINSHVVHRSDGKFQIFAYRGKVPVVVSYRPAKGVLQPDTLSIASHASLPNIWTAWQAITPLVEELNVLLQEWPGLHYTVHILCSKCLKRGSPNPHAFPGELLSQPRPEGVAEIICPKNGSERVNVALVYPPTPTVISPCSKKNVGEKHRNQ from the coding sequence ATGGCTGGGATGGACAGTGGCAACCTGAAGACGGCGAGGCTGTGGCGGGACGCCGCCCTGCGTGCCAGGAAGCTGCGGAGCAACCTGCGCCAGCTCACGCTCAGCGCCGCCGGGGCCTGCCCCGGGGCCGGGGCCGACGCGCTCGAGTCCCCCGCCTCCCCCCAGCTTGTGCTGCCGGCCAACCTCGGAGACATTGAGGCGCTGAACCTGGGGAACAACGGCCTGGAGGAGGTACCCGAGGGGCTGGGGTCGGCGCTGGGCAGCCTGCGCGTCCTGGTCCTGCGCAGGAACCGCTTCGCCCGGCTGCCCCCGGCGGTGGCCGAGCTCGGCCACCACCTCACCGAGCTGGACGTGAGCCACAACCGGCTGACCGCCCTGGGCGCGGAGGTGGTGAGTGCTCTGAGGGAGCTGCGGAAGCTCAACCTCAGCCACAACCAGCTGCCCGCTCTGCCCGCCCAGCTGGGCGCTCTCGCCCACCTGGAGGAGCTGGATGTCAGCTTTAACCGGCTGACGCACCTGCCCGactccctctcctgcctctcccGCCTGCGCACCCTGGACGTGGATCACAACCAGCTCACTGCCTTCCCCCGACAGCTGCTGCAGCTGGTGGCCCTGGAGGAGCTGGACGTGTCCAGCAACCGACTGCGAGGCCTGCCTGAGGATATCAGTGCCCTGTGTGCCCTCAAGATTCTTTGGCTGAGTGGAGCTGAGCTTGGCACGCTGCCCGCCGGCTTCTGCGAGCTGGCCAGTTTGGAGAGCCTCATGCTAGACAACAACGGACTGCAGGCTCTGCCCGCCCAGTTCAGCCGCCTGCAGCGGCTCAAAATGCTCAACCTCTCTTCCAACCTCTTGGAGGAGTTCCCTGCCGCGCTGCTGCCCCTGGCTGGTCTGGAGGAGCTCTATCTTAGTCGCAACCAGCTCACCTCGGTGCCATCCCTTATCTCGGGCCTGGGCCGGCTTCTCACTCTGTGGCTGGATAATAACCGCATCCGCTACCTGCCGGACTCCATCGTGGAGCTGACGGGACTGGAGGAGCTCGTGCTGCAGGGGAACCAGATCGCGGTGCTGCCCGACAACTTTGGCCAGCTCTCCCGGGTGGGCTTGTGGAAGATCAAGGACAACCCACTGATCCAGCCACCCTACGAGGTCTGCATGAAGGGGATCCCCTACATCGCAGCCTACCAGAAGGAACTGGCTCATTCCCAGCCGGCAGTGCAGCCCCGGCTCAAGCTGCTCCTGATGGGGCATAAGGCTGCAGGAAAGACTTTGCTGCGCCACTGCCTCACTGAGGAGAGAGTGGAGGGATGTCCAGGAGGAGGGGACAAGGAGAAGTGCTACCCACCATCACCTCCCCCTGTGAGCAAGGGCATCGAGGTGACCAGCTGGACGGCCGATGCCTCCCGGGGACTGCGGTTCATCGTGTATGACTTAGCTGGGGATGAAAGTTACGAGGTGATCCAGCCCTTCTTCCTGTCCCCAGGCGCCCTATACGTGCTGGTGGTCAACTTGGCCACCTATGAGCCTCGCCGCTTTCCCACCACCGTGGGCTCCTTCTTGCATCGGGTCGGGGCGAGAGTGCCCCACGCGGTAGTGTGCATCGTGGGCACCCACGCGGACCTGTGCGGAGAGCGCGATCTGGAGGAGAAGTGTCTGGACATTCACCGCCAGATCGCCCTGCAGGAGAAGCACGACGCGGAGGGGCTGAGCCGCTTGGCCCAGGTGGTGGATGAGGCACTGGCCCGGGACTTCGAGCTACGTTCTGCCAGCCCCCACGCAGCGTACTACGGCGTTTCGGACAAGAACCTTCGACGGCGCAAGGCCCATTTCCAATACCTGCTCAACCACCGGCTGCAGATCCTCTCCCCCGTGTTGCCTGTTAGCTGCAGGGACCCGCGCCACTTACAACGCCTTCGGGACAAGTTGCTGTCAGTTGCTGAGCACCGAGAAATCTTCCCCAACTTACACAGAGTACTGCCTCGATCCTGGCAGGTGCTGGAGGAACTGCATTTCCAGCCACCTCAGGCCCAGAGACTGTGGCTAAGCTGGTGGGACTCGGCGCGCCTGGGCCTGCAGGCGGGTCTGACCGAGGACCGACTGCAGAGTGCCCTCTCCTACCTGCATGAGAGCGGCAAGCTACTCTACTTTGAGGACAGTCCGGCCCTCAAGGAGCACGTCTTCCACAACCTCACCCGCCTCATCGACATCCTCAATGTCTTCTTCCAGAGGGATCCCTCCTTGCTGCTGCATAAGCTGCTCCTAGGGACCAGTGGAGAGGGCAAGGCGGAGGGGGAAAGCTCCCCGCCCCTGGCGCTGCCCACCCCGAGCCAGGAACTGCTCCGGGCCACCCAGCTCCATCAATATGTGGAGGGCTTTCTGTTGCACGGGCTCTTGCCAGCTCATGTCATTCGGTTGCTGCTTAAGCCTCATGTCCAGGCCCAGCAGGACTTGCAGCTGTTGCTGGAGCTGCTGGAGAAGATGGGACTCTGTTACTGCCTCAATAAACCCAAGGGCAAGCCTTTGAATGGGTCCACAGCTTGGTACAAGTTCCCATGCTATGTGCAGAACGAGGTGCCCCATGCAGAAGCCTGGATTAATGGGACCAACCTAGCTGGGCAGTCTTTTGTGGCTGAGCAGTTGCAGATTGAATATAGCTTTCCTTTtacctttccacctgggttgttTGCACGGTACAGTGTCCAGATCAACAGCCACGTGGTGCACAGGTCGGATGGTAAATTTCAGATCTTTGCCTACAGAGGGAAAGTTCCTGTGGTGGTGAGTTACAGACCTGCCAAGGGAGTCCTGCAGCCAGACACCCTGTCCATTGCTAGCCATGCATCACTACCAAATATATGGACCGCATGGCAAGCCATAACCCCCTTGGTAGAGGAACTGAATGTCCTCCTTCAGGAATGGCCTGGACTGCACTACACCGTGCACATTCTCTGTTCTAAGTGCCTTAAGAGAGGATCGCCCAACCCACATGCTTTTCCAG